From Aquificaceae bacterium, a single genomic window includes:
- a CDS encoding bifunctional 3,4-dihydroxy-2-butanone-4-phosphate synthase/GTP cyclohydrolase II, with amino-acid sequence MDFKFNTIEEALEDIAQGKMVIVVDDPDRENEGDLVMAAEKVTPEAINFMAKYARGLICLTLTPQRCDELDLYPMAVRNTDPKGTYFCVSIDAHPKYGTTTGISAFDRAITIKLAVSPDAKPSDFIRPGHVFPLKAKPGGVLERAGHTEASVDLARLAGLYPAGVICEIMKDDGTMARLPDLMEFAKRFDLKIITIADLIRYRLKRERLVVREATANLPTRYGFFKIHAYRHVLTGEEQVALTMGEWKEDEPVLVRVHSECLTGDVFKSLRCDCRGQLETAMEIIAQEGKGVLVYIMGHEGRGIGIVNKIKAYQLQDMGYDTVEANEKMGYPADLRDYGIGVQILLDLGVRKMRLLTNNPRKIVALEGYGLEVVERVPLKLPACEHNQRYLEAKKLKLGHLL; translated from the coding sequence ATGGATTTTAAGTTCAACACCATAGAAGAAGCTCTTGAGGACATAGCTCAGGGGAAGATGGTTATAGTGGTGGATGACCCAGACAGGGAAAACGAAGGCGACCTTGTTATGGCTGCAGAGAAGGTAACACCAGAAGCTATAAACTTTATGGCAAAGTATGCAAGGGGACTTATATGCTTGACGCTAACACCTCAAAGGTGTGATGAGCTTGACCTATATCCAATGGCGGTAAGAAACACAGACCCAAAGGGCACTTATTTTTGTGTATCCATAGATGCTCACCCTAAGTATGGCACTACCACAGGCATCTCTGCCTTCGACAGGGCTATAACCATAAAACTTGCGGTAAGTCCAGATGCAAAACCATCGGACTTTATAAGACCGGGGCATGTGTTTCCTCTTAAGGCAAAGCCAGGGGGTGTTTTGGAAAGAGCAGGGCATACAGAGGCAAGCGTAGACCTTGCAAGGCTTGCAGGTCTTTATCCTGCGGGTGTTATCTGCGAGATAATGAAAGATGATGGCACAATGGCAAGACTGCCAGACCTTATGGAGTTTGCCAAAAGGTTTGACCTAAAGATAATAACCATAGCGGACCTTATAAGATACAGGCTAAAGAGGGAAAGGCTGGTGGTGCGCGAAGCTACCGCAAACCTACCCACAAGGTATGGCTTTTTCAAGATACATGCATACAGACATGTACTCACTGGGGAGGAGCAAGTAGCCCTTACCATGGGTGAGTGGAAGGAGGATGAACCTGTTTTGGTAAGGGTGCATTCTGAATGTCTTACCGGGGATGTTTTTAAATCTCTTAGGTGTGACTGTAGGGGACAGCTTGAAACCGCAATGGAAATAATAGCCCAAGAAGGCAAAGGAGTGCTTGTATACATAATGGGTCACGAAGGCAGAGGCATAGGCATAGTTAACAAGATAAAGGCTTACCAACTTCAAGATATGGGATATGACACGGTGGAAGCCAATGAAAAGATGGGATACCCTGCGGACCTAAGAGATTATGGTATTGGTGTTCAGATACTCCTTGACCTTGGTGTGAGAAAGATGAGGCTTTTGACCAACAATCCTCGGAAGATAGTAGCCCTTGAAGGCTATGGTCTTGAGGTGGTAGAAAGAGTGCCACTTAAACTCCCAGCCTGCGAGCATAATCAGAGATACTTAGAGGCAAAAAAGCTAAAACTCGGACATCTACTCTAA
- a CDS encoding ABC transporter ATP-binding protein has translation MENIKWAIRRLRVYWHLILLSLVGSILEASGTAGISLLMKSLVDKVFLLREGEQILKIVIALMGLVLLSQLGNFTVRLFSSLYTELEMKKLRAEAFERLMRADYSAFMGISAGEFASRVISDMNLYRNLIGSYAIKLIREPITVLFLFGVLLYRDWVLTLSLLILLPLLAFAVRYFGTKRGKHIKKAQEGYANITDRLFSSFLGFDSIRSFKAQSMFENLFQKLNSLLFRSSFKSELYFAMNSVFNYTFGYFVVAMVILYGGYRIVEGSLTPGDFISYITALVFLQNPLMEAQKGVMEVRSSLPVIQRIREVLSLKEEEEGSLPLRSLRQGIKVEGLKVELGGVELLKDINLSIKRGEKIGIMGDTGSGKSTFLRVLAGFVPYEGSVKVDELELKHIKKEELRELFLFLSQDSFVFPGTVRENLLIAEDRDEAELWEALRLAGCDFVKDLDQQVSPKSLSGGERQRLALARLFLRSPEVLLLDEVTSALDAKREEEVLNNLFERFKDKTIVLVAHRFSNILRCDRVFVFKEGRVVFQGEPKTAIEFFLQSP, from the coding sequence ATGGAGAATATCAAGTGGGCTATCAGGCGTCTTAGGGTCTATTGGCATCTTATACTCCTTAGCCTTGTAGGCTCTATACTTGAAGCCAGCGGAACCGCAGGCATAAGCCTTCTAATGAAATCCCTTGTGGATAAGGTTTTTCTGCTAAGGGAAGGAGAACAAATATTAAAGATAGTCATAGCCCTAATGGGTTTGGTGCTTCTTTCCCAGTTGGGAAACTTTACAGTTAGGCTCTTTTCTTCTCTATACACGGAGCTTGAGATGAAAAAGTTAAGAGCTGAAGCCTTTGAGAGGCTCATGAGGGCAGACTACTCTGCCTTTATGGGCATCTCCGCAGGAGAGTTTGCCTCAAGGGTTATATCGGACATGAACCTCTACAGAAACCTAATAGGCTCCTATGCCATAAAGCTTATAAGAGAGCCTATAACGGTGCTTTTTCTCTTTGGAGTGCTTCTATACAGAGACTGGGTTCTTACCCTGAGCCTTCTTATTCTCCTTCCCCTTCTTGCCTTTGCGGTTAGATATTTTGGCACAAAAAGAGGCAAACACATAAAGAAGGCTCAAGAGGGATATGCCAACATCACAGACAGGCTCTTTAGCTCCTTTTTGGGTTTTGATAGTATAAGGAGCTTTAAGGCTCAGTCCATGTTTGAGAATCTTTTCCAAAAGCTCAATAGCCTTCTTTTTAGGTCCAGCTTCAAGTCGGAGCTATACTTTGCCATGAATTCTGTTTTTAACTACACCTTTGGCTACTTTGTGGTTGCTATGGTAATACTCTACGGTGGATATAGAATTGTGGAAGGTAGCTTAACCCCTGGGGATTTCATATCCTACATTACCGCTCTGGTCTTCTTGCAAAACCCTCTTATGGAGGCTCAAAAGGGTGTGATGGAGGTGAGGTCCTCCCTTCCAGTTATACAGAGAATTAGAGAAGTCCTTAGCCTAAAGGAGGAAGAGGAGGGAAGTCTCCCTCTTAGGAGCTTAAGGCAAGGCATAAAGGTAGAAGGACTCAAGGTAGAACTTGGTGGGGTGGAGCTTTTAAAAGACATAAACCTTTCTATTAAAAGAGGAGAGAAGATAGGCATAATGGGAGATACGGGCTCTGGAAAAAGCACCTTCTTGCGTGTTTTGGCAGGTTTTGTGCCATACGAGGGAAGTGTAAAAGTAGACGAGCTTGAGTTAAAGCATATAAAGAAGGAGGAGCTAAGAGAACTCTTTCTGTTTCTGTCTCAAGACAGCTTTGTTTTTCCCGGCACGGTTAGAGAAAACCTCCTTATTGCAGAAGACAGGGACGAGGCAGAGCTTTGGGAAGCCCTTAGGCTTGCGGGTTGTGATTTTGTAAAGGACCTTGACCAACAGGTAAGTCCAAAGAGCCTATCAGGTGGAGAAAGGCAAAGGCTTGCTCTTGCAAGGCTTTTCTTGAGGTCTCCAGAGGTTCTTTTGCTTGACGAAGTTACCTCCGCCCTTGATGCCAAGAGGGAAGAAGAGGTTCTAAACAACCTGTTTGAGAGGTTCAAGGACAAGACCATAGTGCTCGTTGCACACCGGTTTTCCAACATACTAAGGTGCGATAGGGTTTTTGTCTTCAAAGAGGGTAGGGTAGTATTCCAAGGTGAGCCAAAAACCGCCATAGAGTTTTTCCTTCAAAGTCCATAA
- the lpxI gene encoding UDP-2,3-diacylglucosamine diphosphatase LpxI (LpxI, functionally equivalent to LpxH, replaces it in LPS biosynthesis in a minority of bacteria.): MKLCLIAGSGELPRVFLKSAREKGVEVFVAGVKGITDLQADEYFPLGRIERLLKTLEKKGIKDIVMLGKFEHSLIFSHLLTLDELAIRILRKAKDKKPQTLIKTLMEELEALGFEFPDPKPYLEELLAPAGKISSKEPSKEAMEDGLWGFPIARQIADLDVGQTIVVKDKAVVSVEAMEGTQKAIERAGELAGKGCRVIKVARRSQDFRIDVPTVGPKTIEAIKKIKGDTLFVESGKVYLLEKEKLIKLADKYGIAVYGL, encoded by the coding sequence ATGAAGCTGTGTCTGATAGCTGGCTCTGGAGAACTGCCAAGAGTTTTTCTAAAAAGTGCAAGGGAAAAGGGTGTTGAGGTCTTTGTGGCGGGGGTTAAGGGTATAACGGACCTGCAAGCGGACGAATACTTTCCCTTAGGCAGGATAGAAAGGCTACTCAAAACTCTTGAGAAAAAGGGGATAAAAGACATAGTAATGTTAGGAAAGTTTGAGCATAGTCTCATATTTTCTCACCTTTTGACCCTTGATGAGCTTGCCATAAGGATATTAAGGAAAGCCAAAGATAAAAAGCCTCAGACCCTCATAAAAACGCTCATGGAGGAGCTTGAGGCTCTTGGTTTTGAATTTCCAGACCCAAAGCCTTACCTTGAAGAACTTCTTGCACCTGCAGGTAAGATATCTTCCAAAGAGCCATCTAAGGAAGCCATGGAAGACGGTCTTTGGGGCTTTCCTATAGCAAGACAGATAGCAGACCTTGACGTGGGACAAACTATTGTGGTAAAGGATAAGGCGGTGGTGAGCGTGGAGGCTATGGAGGGCACTCAAAAGGCTATAGAAAGGGCTGGTGAGCTTGCGGGAAAGGGCTGTAGGGTTATAAAGGTGGCAAGAAGAAGCCAAGACTTTCGCATAGATGTGCCTACTGTAGGTCCGAAAACCATTGAAGCGATAAAGAAGATAAAAGGAGATACGCTTTTTGTAGAGTCTGGAAAGGTATACCTCTTGGAAAAAGAAAAGCTCATAAAACTCGCAGACAAGTATGGTATAGCGGTTTATGGACTTTGA
- the folE gene encoding GTP cyclohydrolase I FolE translates to MAIDKEKIKQAIRLFLEGIGEDPDREGLRETPDRVARMWEEFERQREFNFKLFEEFGSYNEMVLVKDITIYSFCEHHLLPFFGKAHIAYIPDGIVCGLSKLVRSVRAFALRPQVQERLTNQIADFLVEQLKPKGVAVVLEMEHLCMSMRGVMSPGHLTVTSALRGLFLSDIRTREEFLKLIGKHSL, encoded by the coding sequence ATGGCTATAGACAAGGAAAAAATTAAGCAGGCTATAAGGCTCTTCCTTGAGGGTATAGGAGAAGACCCAGACAGGGAAGGTCTAAGGGAAACTCCAGACAGGGTTGCCCGTATGTGGGAAGAGTTTGAAAGGCAAAGGGAGTTTAATTTCAAACTCTTTGAGGAGTTTGGCTCTTACAATGAGATGGTGCTGGTCAAGGATATAACCATATATTCCTTTTGTGAACACCACCTATTGCCCTTTTTTGGAAAAGCCCACATAGCCTATATACCAGATGGAATAGTATGCGGTCTTTCCAAGTTGGTTAGAAGCGTGCGAGCCTTTGCCCTAAGACCTCAGGTGCAGGAAAGGCTTACAAACCAGATAGCGGACTTCCTTGTGGAACAGCTAAAGCCAAAGGGTGTGGCGGTGGTGCTTGAAATGGAGCATCTTTGCATGTCCATGAGGGGTGTAATGTCTCCGGGGCATCTTACCGTTACGTCTGCTCTTAGAGGCTTATTCCTTAGCGATATAAGGACAAGGGAGGAGTTTTTAAAGCTCATAGGCAAGCATTCTCTATGA
- the leuA gene encoding 2-isopropylmalate synthase — translation MDRVYIFDTTLRDGEQAPGFSMTTEEKLQMAQQLAKLGVDVIEAGFSAASKGDFEAVQTIAREVKGPIICSLARALERDIELAGQALAPAERKRIHTFIATSEIHMKYKLRMSPEEVLERAKRAVEYARKFTDDVEFSCEDATRSQRDFLYKVIETAIKAGATVINIPDTVGYTVPEEFADLIESIRNNVPNIDKAIISVHCHDDLGMAVANSLIAVKHGARQVECTINGIGERAGNAALEEIVMALKVRKDFFGGLYTNINTKELYRTSRLLCRITGSFVQPNKAVVGDNAFAHESGIHQHGVLSNPLTYEIMSPEDVGFPSTRIILGKHSGRHALRSKLKEMGFEFSEEDLDRIFEKFKALADKKKEVYEEDIEALVYEEFVKHEEEEPIRVIHYQVQTGDKLLPTATVVLTYKGEERTATSTGNGPVDAIIRAIQKALGVEPKLLDFSIKALTPNTDAQAESRLVIELDGVKASGRGVDVDIIKASVSGFVDALNRAIMRKSYIVSRESLRREGTV, via the coding sequence ATGGACAGAGTATATATCTTTGACACAACGCTGAGAGATGGAGAACAGGCACCGGGCTTTTCAATGACCACAGAGGAAAAACTCCAGATGGCACAACAGCTTGCAAAACTTGGCGTAGATGTAATAGAAGCAGGCTTTTCTGCAGCATCAAAGGGGGATTTTGAAGCGGTTCAAACCATAGCAAGAGAAGTAAAAGGACCCATAATATGCTCCCTTGCAAGGGCTTTAGAAAGGGACATAGAGCTGGCAGGTCAAGCTCTTGCACCAGCAGAGAGAAAGAGGATTCACACCTTTATAGCCACCTCTGAAATACACATGAAGTATAAGTTGAGGATGTCTCCAGAAGAGGTCTTAGAAAGGGCAAAAAGAGCGGTAGAATACGCAAGGAAGTTTACCGACGATGTGGAGTTCTCTTGCGAAGATGCAACCAGAAGTCAGAGGGATTTTCTGTACAAGGTAATAGAGACCGCCATAAAGGCTGGTGCTACCGTTATAAACATACCAGACACCGTTGGCTATACAGTTCCAGAGGAGTTTGCGGACCTTATAGAGAGTATAAGAAACAATGTTCCAAATATTGACAAGGCAATAATAAGCGTTCACTGTCATGACGACCTTGGGATGGCGGTTGCCAATTCTCTTATAGCGGTAAAGCACGGAGCAAGACAGGTAGAGTGCACCATAAACGGTATAGGAGAAAGGGCAGGAAACGCAGCCTTGGAAGAGATAGTTATGGCTTTGAAGGTTCGCAAGGACTTCTTCGGAGGTCTATACACCAACATAAACACCAAAGAGCTATATAGGACAAGCAGGCTCTTGTGTAGGATTACAGGCAGTTTTGTCCAACCCAATAAGGCGGTAGTAGGTGATAACGCCTTTGCTCACGAGTCTGGCATTCACCAGCATGGTGTGCTTTCAAACCCCCTCACCTACGAGATTATGTCCCCAGAGGACGTAGGCTTTCCCTCAACTCGCATAATCCTCGGAAAGCACTCCGGCAGGCACGCCCTAAGGAGCAAGTTAAAGGAAATGGGTTTTGAGTTTTCAGAGGAAGACTTAGACAGGATTTTTGAGAAATTCAAAGCCCTTGCGGACAAGAAGAAGGAGGTATACGAAGAGGACATAGAGGCACTGGTTTATGAGGAGTTTGTAAAGCATGAAGAGGAAGAGCCCATAAGGGTTATCCACTATCAAGTTCAGACAGGAGACAAGCTCTTGCCTACCGCTACCGTGGTGCTCACCTATAAGGGAGAGGAAAGAACCGCCACCTCTACTGGTAATGGACCCGTAGATGCCATAATAAGAGCAATACAGAAAGCCCTTGGAGTAGAACCTAAGCTCTTGGACTTTTCTATCAAAGCACTAACTCCTAACACGGACGCTCAGGCGGAATCAAGGCTTGTGATAGAGCTGGATGGAGTTAAGGCAAGCGGAAGAGGAGTTGATGTGGATATAATAAAAGCAAGCGTAAGCGGTTTTGTGGACGCGCTCAACAGGGCTATTATGAGGAAAAGCTACATAGTTTCAAGGGAAAGCCTAAGGAGAGAAGGCACTGTATAA
- the trpD gene encoding anthranilate phosphoribosyltransferase, which yields MKEILRKLSEFQNLTKEEVRQALEDIVEGRATDAQIGAFIIGTKMKGETPEEIEGAASFFREKATRVEITDKENLVDTCGTGGDMTETFNVSTAVAFVLAGAGIRVAKHGNRSVSSKSGSADLLEYLGAKIDLNAEQVKKLIEEIGIGFMFAPMFHPAMKRVIGPRREVGLRSIFNLVGPLSNPADARRQLLGVFSDHLVDKVAFALKGMGIKRAFVVHGKDGMDEVSISAPTRIAELKDGEVFLYDFHPEEVGFKTYPIEYIRVSSVDESSKMVLSVLKGEVSPAYYMVLLNSMFGILVSGATEDRNTALDMAKESIHSGKAYKKLQEFIELSRKV from the coding sequence ATGAAGGAAATACTAAGAAAGCTCTCTGAGTTTCAAAACCTTACGAAGGAAGAAGTCAGACAAGCCCTTGAGGACATAGTGGAAGGTAGAGCCACCGACGCCCAGATAGGTGCCTTTATTATTGGCACAAAGATGAAAGGAGAAACGCCAGAGGAGATAGAGGGTGCTGCGAGCTTTTTCAGAGAAAAAGCAACAAGGGTTGAAATAACAGACAAGGAAAACTTGGTGGATACCTGCGGAACGGGTGGCGATATGACGGAGACTTTCAATGTCTCTACTGCGGTTGCTTTTGTTTTAGCGGGTGCTGGCATAAGGGTTGCCAAGCATGGTAATAGGTCTGTATCTTCAAAGAGTGGTAGTGCGGACCTGTTAGAGTATCTTGGAGCAAAAATAGACCTCAATGCGGAACAAGTAAAGAAACTCATAGAAGAGATAGGAATAGGCTTTATGTTTGCTCCTATGTTTCACCCTGCCATGAAAAGGGTCATAGGTCCAAGAAGGGAAGTAGGCTTAAGGTCCATATTTAACTTGGTGGGACCCCTTTCAAATCCAGCGGATGCAAGAAGACAGCTCTTGGGAGTTTTCTCCGACCATCTTGTGGACAAGGTAGCCTTTGCCCTAAAAGGTATGGGAATAAAAAGAGCCTTTGTAGTGCATGGAAAGGATGGTATGGATGAGGTATCCATAAGTGCACCTACGCGTATTGCGGAGTTAAAGGATGGTGAGGTCTTTTTGTATGACTTTCATCCAGAAGAGGTGGGCTTTAAGACTTATCCCATTGAATACATACGGGTATCTTCTGTGGATGAAAGCTCAAAAATGGTGCTCTCTGTGTTAAAGGGTGAGGTTTCACCTGCATACTACATGGTTTTATTAAATTCCATGTTTGGAATACTTGTTTCTGGAGCTACAGAGGACAGAAATACTGCCCTTGATATGGCAAAGGAATCCATCCATTCTGGAAAAGCCTACAAAAAACTGCAAGAGTTTATAGAGCTTTCAAGAAAGGTTTAA
- a CDS encoding menaquinone biosynthesis protein has product MISVGKVSYLNTLPLFYRWDNSKVSLVEGHPSELVKKLREGHIQAGIVSSVEFLLYPENYRVVPDVSISSKEKACSVLIFSKKPLEFIESLYLTPASMTSKLLALYIVKEVYKNSPNIVQAKDDADALMLIGDEAIREKSSNRWQYVYDLGEEWFRLYGLPFVFALFLVRRDAPEWLEGFIWEQCKRSKEEFFKDLKEGNLEVHGYGQEYIKDYFTLCLDYGLDQGAWRSLEIFNEILRKNVL; this is encoded by the coding sequence ATGATAAGTGTAGGTAAAGTAAGTTACTTGAACACTTTACCTCTTTTCTACCGATGGGACAATTCCAAAGTGAGCTTGGTAGAAGGTCATCCCTCAGAGCTTGTAAAAAAACTTAGAGAAGGTCATATACAAGCTGGTATAGTCTCCTCTGTGGAGTTTTTGCTCTATCCAGAAAACTACAGGGTTGTCCCTGATGTATCCATATCCTCAAAGGAAAAGGCTTGCTCTGTCCTTATATTTTCCAAAAAGCCTCTTGAGTTTATAGAAAGTTTATACCTAACTCCTGCCTCTATGACATCCAAACTGCTTGCCCTATATATAGTGAAGGAAGTATACAAAAACAGTCCAAACATAGTTCAAGCCAAAGATGATGCGGATGCTCTTATGTTAATAGGTGATGAAGCTATAAGGGAAAAATCTTCCAACAGGTGGCAGTATGTATATGACCTTGGCGAAGAGTGGTTTCGCCTATACGGACTTCCCTTTGTCTTTGCCCTTTTTTTAGTAAGAAGAGATGCTCCAGAGTGGTTAGAAGGCTTTATATGGGAACAGTGTAAAAGGTCAAAGGAGGAGTTTTTCAAAGACTTAAAAGAAGGAAACCTTGAAGTTCACGGTTATGGACAAGAATACATCAAGGACTACTTTACCCTTTGTCTTGACTATGGACTTGACCAAGGAGCATGGAGGTCTCTGGAAATTTTTAATGAAATTTTAAGGAAAAACGTCTTATAA
- a CDS encoding YMGG-like glycine zipper-containing protein: protein MRKKAIILFTTFSAGFIFSCGQVTTQRTYEGATVGAAGGAVAGALIDKENRWRGAVIGGALGAVIGGTITEVAARASREAAMQNKPVEYRSEDGRERVYAEPVASRGNCRIVRTTYYQNGKVVKVEEREVCP from the coding sequence ATGAGAAAGAAGGCGATTATCCTTTTTACCACTTTCTCCGCAGGTTTTATCTTTTCCTGTGGTCAAGTAACCACACAGAGAACCTATGAGGGTGCCACTGTAGGAGCAGCAGGCGGTGCTGTAGCAGGAGCTCTCATTGATAAAGAAAACAGATGGCGTGGTGCGGTCATAGGTGGTGCGTTAGGTGCGGTTATAGGAGGAACAATAACTGAAGTGGCTGCAAGAGCATCAAGGGAAGCTGCCATGCAAAATAAACCAGTGGAGTATAGGTCTGAAGATGGAAGAGAAAGGGTATATGCCGAGCCTGTGGCTTCAAGGGGTAACTGTAGAATCGTAAGGACCACCTACTATCAAAACGGCAAAGTGGTAAAGGTTGAAGAAAGGGAGGTATGCCCTTAA
- the raiA gene encoding ribosome-associated translation inhibitor RaiA — translation MNVEFIGRGIEWTDAMKAFVEGKLEKFNRFLKEAEEDQVEVVVTLSTSRAKQKGFAGDSRPTLYRVDMDIYLKTWGGGALHAWDEDVDPFSALDRVMDEIERQLIKLKQRRHELRRKGHRIKEEMIREEIRPHEPEERPLIVEEELVIEKPMSVEDAVFELQESGVYFLPFIDAETGTLRIVYRKRGGNYGVINTKCKGFGD, via the coding sequence ATGAACGTAGAGTTCATAGGTAGGGGCATTGAGTGGACAGATGCAATGAAAGCCTTTGTGGAAGGTAAGCTTGAAAAGTTTAACAGGTTTCTGAAGGAAGCGGAGGAAGACCAGGTGGAGGTAGTAGTGACGCTCTCTACGTCAAGGGCAAAGCAGAAAGGCTTTGCAGGCGATAGTAGACCAACCTTGTATAGAGTTGACATGGATATATATCTGAAGACCTGGGGTGGTGGTGCCTTGCATGCGTGGGATGAGGATGTTGACCCTTTCTCAGCCCTTGACAGGGTTATGGACGAAATAGAAAGACAGCTCATAAAACTAAAGCAAAGAAGGCATGAGCTAAGACGTAAGGGACATAGGATAAAGGAGGAAATGATAAGGGAAGAAATAAGACCTCACGAACCGGAGGAAAGACCTCTTATAGTGGAAGAAGAACTTGTAATAGAGAAGCCTATGAGCGTGGAAGATGCGGTCTTTGAACTTCAGGAATCTGGAGTTTATTTCCTCCCATTCATTGATGCAGAGACAGGCACGCTTAGGATAGTATACAGGAAAAGAGGTGGAAATTACGGAGTTATAAACACCAAGTGTAAGGGTTTTGGCGACTAG